AAATGCTTTTGCAGTGAAACCATTTAAAGTGAAACTGACTGTGTTCTTTCGGAAACAAGCAtggctgctgcttcttctcctgCTCGGGATCCCGTGGAGAATCTCTGTGAGGAAACCACTTGCTCTATTTGCCTGGAATATTTTAAGGATCCTGTGTCCTTAGAATGTGGGCACAATTTCTGCAGATCTTGCCTAATCCAGTGCTGGAAAAAGTCGAGCACTACAAAGACCTCTTGTCCTCAGTGCAGGAAAAAAGTTCTGCAAAGCAACCTCAGGCCAAACTTGCCACTAGCCAACATTGTCGAAATAACCAAGAAGCTCAGCTTTCAGGGGCCTAAGAGGGCAGCAGGCAAGGAGAGAGTCTGTGGGAAGCACCAGGAGCCACTGAAGCTTTTCTGTAAAGATGATGATGTCTCCATTTGTGTGGTGTGCGACAGATCCAAGGAGCACAGAAGACATGCAGTGATTCCTGTGGAGGAAGCTGCTCAAGACATCaaggtaaaacaaacaaacaaacaaaaaacaaatgatGAAAGAAGCATATTCCTTATTTCCTGGAAGATTCTATGAAGTCACTCATATTAGAAATTATTgtgactttatttttaaaaggatactCCAAAATTGGTACATGTGAtagtaaattatttatttatttacgatctTCATATGCCGTCCTTtgcatgctccatgcagtcatgccggccacatgaccttggaggtgtctatggacaacgccggctcttcggcttagaaatggagatgagcaccacaccccagagtcagacatgactggacttaatgtcaggggacaacctttaccttatcttactatttatttgtttatgtttttatgacatttatatgccgtccttcgcaccccgaaggggactcagagcggcttacaatatatatatgtacaaaatattatatcattagcatagtacaatatcagtattagatattactgtattgtactatttatttatgacatttatatgccgtcctcctcactctgaaggggactcagagcggcttacaagatatctatatacaatatatgatattattagcatagtacaagatcagtattaaatattactatattgtactatttatttatttattatttacaacatttatatgccgcccttctcaccccgaaggggactcagagtggcttacaggatatatatacatacaatatatgatattattagcatagtacaagatcagtattaaatattactatattgtactataccatgatattttaatattattagtaatattacatggaattataatatataattataatatgagattattattaatatttatttatttactttatttgtataccgctcttctcagcccttaggcgactcagagcagtttacaacaatttaggtatacacaatacaaaatcattaagcatttaaaagcaatagcatcacaaatcattaaacatcaatatcaatacatcgctacatcaatataacaaatccatcaggtctcatcaatgaaatcagaatccaaactcgttatccgatattccgtgttccgatagtcacagggcccttccagtcagaccttatatcccaagatctgatcccagcttttcagtttatcccagattatctggcagactcatataacccagttcaaagcggaaaatctgagatcagatcctaggatataggacctgtcagggaccttccacacaaacatataacccagaatatcaaggcagaaaatcccacaatatctgctttgaactgggttatctgagtccacactcagataatgtgggtttttctgccttgatattctgagatatggggctatgtggaagggctctgagtctacagtgccatataattcggttcaaagcagagaatctggatacagctgtgtagaagggattttggatctacactgccctataaccctgGATCTGAAcctagattattttcttatcccagattaataaataaagattattattattattattattattattattattatctggcagtgtttaacccagtttaaagcaaataatgtcagttcagatcctgggatataaggcagtgtagaaagggttttcagccccatctatgctgccatataaaatacagattctctactttgaacaggattatatggcattaggaatcactgcattaggaaagcttgagaaccattgttttagGGGCTCTTGTATGAAAATGTAGGGCTTTTTCTTTTATCTATTTTATAGCCTATCTGAGATGAATTTCTTGCAACAGTCATATAATGCATTGGCCATGCTAAAGAGACACCAAATATTCCTTTCACATACTGCATAGTAAATTAGTTTAAAGCAAAGTGTCTAACATGTTTTACTGTAAACTGTGTCATGGCTTCAAAGGAATTAAGACATAGACTTCATGGTATAATAATGGATGGCAGTGTGCAGATGTATTTTACAACTTCGCTTCTCTGTCTTCCCCCTTTGCTTCCAACCAAACCCGAATCTTTGTTTCTCTTCAGGTTTCGATGGGTATTCGTCAGGATGTtctgaagaaggaggaagaaaacattCTGGCATATAAAACAGAGACAGAAGAGGAAAGCCAATATCTACTTGTAAGTAGAAATATTattagggaaggaggaaagatatAAACCTGTATGTGGTCAGTAATATGAAATACAGGAGCATCAAGGCACACAAGACAACTTAATTTCTCTGaacaattaattgttttaatataaaccagtgtttctcaaccttccttatgccacaaccccttaatttagttcctcatgttgtggtgacccccaaccataaaactattttcattgctacttcataactgtcattttgcttctgttactaatcgccatgtaaatatttgatatgcaggatgtattttcattcactgcaccaaatttggcagaaatacccaatatgcccaaattggaatactggtggccaggcccgtagccaggatttcgattcggggggggggggggcagggggctgagtttcggggggggggggggctgagtctgagtgaaagagggtctaccctagcaaaccttttgtatcattaccccaatacccccatgcatatgggatatattgagtatggtgatcagatcatgatatgaataaacataacagtttaaataatgcaccagtaaggccttttcgcgaaccaccatgaaaatttcggggggggggggggggctgaagcccctcgagccccccccccctcccccggctacatgcctgctggtgGCTTTGAGGAgggaactgattttgtcatttgggatttgtagttgctggaatttatagttcacctaaaatcaaagagcattctgaactccaccaacgatggaattgaaccaaacttggcacacagaactcccatggccaacagaaaatactgtctggtgggcattggccttgagtttgggagttgtagttcacctacatccagatgtCCGCCGTGGGACAGCCACTGTAAATTCTCATGGTTCCAGGGTTATACATGTCAGTTCCTCGTTGTTTCTATCATACTAACATGGGGAAAGTAGATCAAATGGCAAACTTTGTTGTGGCAAGAGAGACATTGCCTTCCACCCATTTAACAATGTCCATCCTGCAACAACCTTGTTTTTGCCATATATcagctttccccatgtttttttccccacagaAGCAATGAGGAGCCGATATTtataacctgggaacaaaccggaaacaaaccaacataaaaaaaTCCTGTATATTCAGGATGCAGAGACATAAGGACATTTGAAGATCCTTATCTTATAGCCAGAACCGGGATATTCCAGCACTTATTTATCTTGTGGTTTTTAGGCTTTGTAGTGGTTCCTTCCACGTTTTCAGGGGATATCATTTGGCCACCCACCATTTTGAACCAGGAACTcatgggataaaggtactgtgtggatgggcccagaGTAACTATGTCAAACCATTGGCATGTTTCCTCCTTCAATCTAACTACTGAGGGCATTCCAACATTTCTGACCAtatctttccaagaaaatcccattatacgttcatcttagggttgctgtaagtcggaagtgacttcaaggcacacaacaatagcaagAACAGCCATTAAAGCAGCAGCAATAGCAGCTCTCCCTTTGTTTTTACTCAGGCAACCGTATCCTAACATGAATCTCATTTCCTACCGTTTCAATCTGCTTACTGCAGAAAGAGatagaagaagtgaaagaaaccTTAGGAGAAATCAGAAAAATGCACACATTTCTAGAAGAACAGGAGAAACATCTCCTGGCCCAGATGGTAGAGCTGAAGAAGCAGATTGCAAGGGAAAGAGATGAAAGCTTGGCCATATTTGACCAGAAACTCTCCTCTTTGAAAAATCTCATccaagagatgaaggagaaatgcCAGCAGCCACCAGCTGATCTCCTGCAGGTAAGATTGGTTGATATGTACTAAGCTGTTTGCCTTTGAAACCTGGATACAAAACCGTCCAAGACTGTCAGGGATGAAGCCCTACAATTACATATAAAACCATGCAACACATACCTCTAATTAATTACATATGTCCAAGCTTCCCATTTTTTGCTTCTCTGTAATTTAGTCTTTTTCCCCaccttatatagaatcatagaatcattgagttggaagagaccatgtggaccatccagaccaaccctatgccaaaaaacaggaaaattgcattcaaaacaacagatggccattcagcctctttttaaaagccttcaaaaaagaagcctccgccacattccagggcagagagttccactgctgaacagctctcacagtgagaaaATTATTCCTAATGTgcaggtgcaatctcctttcctgtagtttgaagccactgctccatttcctagtctccaggacagcagaaaacaagcttgctccctcctccttatgacttcccctcacatcttgatatatggccctcatcatgtctcctctcagccttcccttctgcaggtgaaaaatgcccagctctttaagctgctccccatagggcttgttctccagacccttgattattttattcatcctctgcacacattccagcttgtcgacatctcccttcaattacggTGTCCAGAATTcaacatagtattccaggtgtggtctgaccaaggcagaatagaggggtagcattacttccctagatctagacactatgctaaaaacttgttggctttttttgccaccacatcacattgttggctcatgttcaccttcctgtccacgaggactccaagatctttttcacacgtattgccctcgagccacgcgtcccccattctgcatcttagcatttcattttttctgcctaagtggagtatcttgcatttgtcactgttgaacttcactttgttagttttggcccatctctctaatctgttaagatcgttttgaattctgctcctgaaaGGGAGAAAGCACCAGAGAGCTCTAACTGCCCCATTCTTTTCGATTGCTCTTTAGAGTATGTAGTCCTTTGCAAAGTGTGGTTGCACTATGCCCAGTTTTGCAGTGACATCCTCTTCTGTTCCTCTTTTCTCTTCTAGGATGTGAGGAGTCTTTTGCAGAGGTAAGTAGATCCCAGTCATTTTgttgtaaaataatttttattcaaagaaaaaaaagaaagaaagaaagagaacaaaacaatgtttacacaaatgacaattttggtattttttgaaaaaaagatttactcaacaaatataaaacaaaCCAGGACACATGCCTACACAATAAGAATAAAAcatggcatagggttacagccttgtTGGATGGGGATACACTCCTGaaaacgcaggttcacagcttggatgtgatcctgggctcatcgctgagcctggaaccccaggtttcggcagtgaccaggggaacatttgcacagttaaaacttgtgtgccagctgcgcccataccttggaaagtctgacttggccacagtagtccacgctctggttacatcccatatagactactctatgtggggttgcccttggagACTGTCTGGAAGTTTCAAATGTTCCagtggatggcagccagattgctaacaggagtggcagtCAGGGAGCATACAGCtcctctgctatgccagctccactggctgccagtttgctacctgccacaattcaaagtgctggctttagcttataaagccctaaatggttctggcccaacttacctgttcgAATGCATCTTCCctcatgaaccatctaggaccttaagatcatctggggaggccctgctctagttACCACCgttgtcacaagtacatttggcagggcgagagacaggccttctcgatggtggcccctcggctatggaacaccctccctagggacattagatcagccccctcggttttaacattccggaaaaaagtcaagatgtggctttttgagcaagcattcgtttgcaaatgcagagtaactgacaaaAGAAAATGGAACAGCTAGACAGTGGGACcgaacaatgtttttaacaaggagacactaatgatttatgttctattgattttgttatggtttttactATATGTtagtatttttaattgtatttatggtatgatgggcattgaattttggcctgtaaaccaccttgggtcgcctgcgggctgagaaagactatatacaataaataaataaatga
This genomic interval from Anolis sagrei isolate rAnoSag1 chromosome 2, rAnoSag1.mat, whole genome shotgun sequence contains the following:
- the LOC137096004 gene encoding E3 ubiquitin-protein ligase TRIM7-like — encoded protein: MAAASSPARDPVENLCEETTCSICLEYFKDPVSLECGHNFCRSCLIQCWKKSSTTKTSCPQCRKKVLQSNLRPNLPLANIVEITKKLSFQGPKRAAGKERVCGKHQEPLKLFCKDDDVSICVVCDRSKEHRRHAVIPVEEAAQDIKVSMGIRQDVLKKEEENILAYKTETEEESQYLLKEIEEVKETLGEIRKMHTFLEEQEKHLLAQMVELKKQIARERDESLAIFDQKLSSLKNLIQEMKEKCQQPPADLLQDVRSLLQRSEEKEIFEKPVAFSPELKWKIWEFCDLNSGLAALMKQFRDTLLPGLELQKANVTLDPDTAGHQLFLSEDCKRVRCETTDQDLPDNPERFSNPVCVLGQEKFTRGRHFWDVAVEGEGNWFVGVTKKSVKRKGLVNIGPSENILGMGRWDSRYCAPNLSSFFDLFLNGKIEKIRICLNCASNRVAFYNADTGDEIYVLPPLRFFGETFLPFFFVDVDCNLSISP